In the Alligator mississippiensis isolate rAllMis1 chromosome 7, rAllMis1, whole genome shotgun sequence genome, one interval contains:
- the LOC102568865 gene encoding olfactory receptor 13G1: MEASNHTRVSEFIIQGLFDQPYLQGMFFGVLLCLYVMAIKGNSLIILAILFHPPLHTPMYFFIANLAMVDILCSSSVLPKMLQNLMQEKKTISFNDCIVQLFAFTLPMGTEVVLLTAMSFDRYVAICHPLRYVTIMSKPVCIMLATGVWATGTINSLVHAFLMVQLDFCGPNLIQHFFCEIPPLLALSCSPTHLNEIMVFMADICLGMGGFLLTIISYGLIILSILKIKSSKVKRKVFSTCSAHLVVVTLYYSALIYTYIRPTSSYSLKKDKLVTVLYTLVTPALNPLIYSLRNKEVKVAFMKLLPFTR, from the coding sequence ATGGAAGCCAGTAATCACACCAGAGTGTCTGAATTCATCATTCAAGGGCTCTTTGACCAGCCCTATCTCCAGGGTATGTTCTTTGGAGTCCTCCTGTGTCTGTATGTGATGGCTATCAAGGGAAATTCCCTGATCATCTTGGCTATCCTCTTCCACCCACCTCTacacactcccatgtacttcttcatTGCCAACTTAGCTATGGTTGACATTTTGTGCAGCTCCTCAGTTCTTCCCAAGATGCTGCAGAACCTGATGCAGGAAAAGAAAACTATCTCCTTCAATGACTGCATAGTCCAGCTCTTTGCCTTCACTTTGCCAATGGGGACAGAAGTTGTGCTCCTCACAGCCATGTCATTTGACCGCTATGTGGCCATCTGTCATCCCTTGCGCTATGTAACCATCATGAGCAAACCTGTCTGTATCATGTTAGCAACTGGTGTCTGGGCAACTGGTACCATCAATTCTCTGGTGCATGCATTCCTCATGGTGCAACTGGATTTTTGTGGACCCAACCTCATTCAGCATTTCTTCTGTGAGATTCCACCACTCCTGGCATTGTCCTGCAGTCCAACCCACCTCAATGAAATCATGGTATTCATGGCAGATATCTGTCTAGGCATGGGTGGTTTCCTGCTGACCATCATATCCTATGGATTAATCATTCTCAGCATCCTGAAAATCAAGAGCTCCAAAGTGAAACGGAAAGTCTTCTCCACATGTTCTGCACACCTTGTTGTGGTCACCTTGTACTACTCTGCCCTCATCTACACCTACATTCGGCCTACGTCCAGCTACTCACTGAAAAAAGACAAGTTAGTGACTGTTCTGTATACACTTGTGACTCCTGCACTCAACCCTCTGATCTATAGCCTGCGCAACAAGGAAGTCAAAGTTGCCTTCATGAAACTCCTTCCATTCACAAGATAA
- the LOC132251735 gene encoding olfactory receptor 6N1-like → MERHNRTVIAEFIFLRFTSQQQLQVVLFILFLTIYLSSLMGNVLIVVIVLVDSRLQTPMYFFICNLSVVEIWYTTVTVPKMLASFLVEKSMISVSSCIVQYYFFFALAAIELFLLTVMAYDRYLAICNPLRYSTIMSPRTCQNLAVVCWLMGFTCPTFPSIMLAKLSFCTPNRINHFFCDADQLFRLSCSETYAIQGVGYAVSTVVIMSAVLFTMTSYVQIIVTILRMSSAAARQKTFSTCAAHLSVVSIYFGTLIFMYVRPAVKYESNANVVVSVFYSVLTPLLNPIIYTLRNKDVKEALKKTFLRGKE, encoded by the coding sequence ATGGAAAGACATAACAGGACTGTGATTGCTGAGTTCATTTTTCTGAGGTtcacctcccagcagcagctccaagttGTTCTCTTTATTTTGTTCCTAACCATTTACCTCTCATCACTCATGGGTAATGTTCTTATCGTTGTCATTGTCTTGGTGGACTCCCGGCTGCAaactcccatgtacttcttcatCTGCAACCTCTCAGTAGTGGAGATCTGGTACACCACTGTCACAGTGCCCAAGATGTTGGCCAGTTTCCTGGTGGAAAAGAGCATGATCTCTGTATCCAGCTGCATAGTCcagtattattttttctttgcccTTGCTGCCATTGAACTCTTTCTCCTGAcagtcatggcttatgaccgGTACTTAGCCATCTGCAACCCTCTGCGTTACTCCACCATCATGAGTCCCAGAACCTGCCAGAACTTAGCTGTGGTATGCTGGCTCATGGGGTTCACCTGCCCAACGTTTCCATCCATCATGCTGGCTAAGCTTTCCTTCTGCACCCCAAACAGGAttaaccatttcttctgtgatgcTGATCAGCTCTTTAGACTCTCATGCTCTGAAACTTATGCCATCCAGGGGGTGGGCTATGCTGTCAGCACTGTTGTCATTATGTCTGCTGTCCTCTTCACCATGACCTCCTATGTCCAAATCATAGTCACCATACTGAGGATGTCATCTGCTGCTGCCcgacagaaaacattttccacCTGTGCTGCACACCTTTCTGTGGTCAGCATTTATTTTGGGACCCTCATCTTTATGTATGTGCGCCCCGCGGTGAAGTATGAATCAAATGCCAATGTGGTGGTATCTGTCTTCTACTCCGTTTTAACACCACTGCTGAATCCAATCATATACACACTGAGAAACAAGGATGTGAAAGAGGCCCTGAAAAAAACTTTCTTGAGGGGTAAGGAATAA
- the LOC132251736 gene encoding olfactory receptor 11L1-like has translation MERVNRTVTAEFIFLRFSSQPQIQVVLFILFLLIYILSLMGNILIITIVLVDSRLQTPMYFFICNLSVVEIWYTSVTVPKMLASFLVEKSTISASSCIAQYYFFFCLGTIELFLLTVMAYDRYLAICNPLRYTTIMNPKTCQNLAMVCWLMGFICPAFASIMLARLSFCTPNRINHFFCDADQLFRLSCSDTYAIQGVGYAFSTVVITSAVLFTIASYVQIIVTILRMSSAAARQKTFSTCAAHLSVVSIYFGTIIFIYVRPTVKYESNANKVVSVFYAVITPLLNPIIYTLRNKDVKEALRKTFLRGKG, from the coding sequence ATGGAAAGAGTGAATAGGACTGTGACTGCTGAATTCATCTTCCTGAGgttcagctcccagccacagatcCAGGTTGTTCTCTTTATTTTGTTCCTACTCATTTACATCTTATCCCTCATGGGTAACATTCTTATCATAACCATTGTCTTGGTGGACTCCCGGCTGCAaactcccatgtacttcttcatCTGCAACCTCTCAGTAGTGGAGATCTGGTACACCAGTGTCACAGTGCCCAAGATGTTGGCCAGTTTTCTGGTGGAGAAGAGCACGATTTCTGCCTCTAGCTGCATAGCCCAGTAttactttttcttttgtcttgGTACCATTGAGCTCTTTCTCCTGACAGTCATGGCTTACGACCGGTACTTAGCCATCTGCAACCCTCTGCGTTACACCACCATCATGAACCCTAAGACCTGTCAGAACTTGGCTATGGTATGCTGGCTCATGGGGTTCATCTGCCCAGCGTTTGCATCCATCATGCTGGCCAGGCTTTCCTTCTGCACCCCCAATAGGAttaaccatttcttctgtgatgcTGATCAGCTCTTTAGACTCTCATGCTCCGACACCTATGCCATCCAGGGGGTGGGCTATGCTTTCAGCACTGTTGTCATTACGTCTGCTGTCCTCTTCACCATAGCCTCCTATGTCCAAATCATAGTTACCATACTGAGGATGTCATCTGCTGCTGCCCGACAAAAGACATTTTCCACCTGTGCTGCACACCTTTCTGTGGTCAGCATCTATTTTGGAACCATCATCTTCATATATGTGCGCCCAACGGTGAAGTATGAATCAAATGCCAATAAAGTGGTATCTGTTTTTTACGCAGTGATAACACCACTGTTGAACCCAATCATATACACGCTGAGAAACAAGGATGTGAAAGAGGCCCTGAGAAAAACGTTCTTGAGGGGTAAGGGTTAA